The following DNA comes from Solanum stenotomum isolate F172 chromosome 11, ASM1918654v1, whole genome shotgun sequence.
TTCACaacataaattgagatgaaagaaaaatataattagttGAAATTATATCGTAGttgattatttttaagaaactctAATGTACATCTTATTACATGTAAGATGACACGCTTATTCAAGAATTATATAATTTGAGACATATAAAGTTACTGAATTCTATCGAATTCATAACTGTAACGATCGTTCCATGTTGGCCTAAACCATGGACCAAGTGACAGGAACAATACCTAAATCTGTATTTAACCCTAAAGCTCTCCACACAGCAATAGAACCATCCACTATGTTATTTTTGCATGGACTTTGAAAAGCATGTTCCGCATCACAACCCATAGTAGAATCACATTCATCCACCACCTTAGCTGTAACAGTCTTTCCATTATTAGCACGAATTAGTATCATTTTACCACACCTCGAACGTCCTGCAAACCATCCGGTGGACAATGCCACTATTCTTTCATTATTGTTATGATATTTCCCATCACATGATGATGGACCACCACCATCTCCGCCTTCACTGAAGTCGTTGAAGGTAAGTTGAGCGGGAGTTGAGGAGGTGACAGGTGGCGAGCAATGGTATATTGGGTGTACACCGTTGCAATTGACAGTGCCAGACGGACGACATGTATTGGTTGGAGTTGGAGATGGGACGGAAGGAGGGCTACCTTTGCAAATTTTGATTCCAACGTTAGGATCATCGTTACATTTTCCGTTTATGCAAATTAATTGACCATCACAATCGTCCCATGTTTTACAAGGGCTGTTACATTGAGAAATGGCGTTAGAAGTGGAGATGAAAATGGtgaaaattagtgaaagaaaGGCTAGATTGGACATTGTGGCTATTTTTGTAATAATTGAAAAGGTTATATGTGTAAGAACGTGTTGATGGGTGAAGAAAAGTGTCTAAATGGATGAATATATATTTAGGGAGAAATGATATTGTGATTAGTCGTGATTTTCGGCTAGTAGATGTCTACGTGTCAATTGGACGGATTTACTTGAATCTAAGCACGTTATTTATTcgttcaaaattaattttttctaagttGAAATGAACTGAATCGGGATAAGTTCAACAATGAATAAGTTTTactcattctttctttttttctaaaaagaaaattcttCAATGAAGTGGATTGATCGAGCATCATGAGGTCTCAAGTTTAAATTCTAACATAGACAAAATGCTAAgtaatttctttatatttattttaacttttggtGAAAAAGTTATCTGGCATGTGTTGCTAATAGTAAGTGACATATTTTTGTAGAATTTGATTGAAGTACACCAGGCGATCCGAATACGACgattatatatacatgtaaaAATCCTTCCAAATTCTATACAAATCCTATTTTAAATGAACTTACATCTGGCTACCCTATGCACAAAGACTTGCATGGATGCACGGCTTCTGACATTAGGTGGAGTAGCAAgttgattgattaattaatcGGAGTTGTGGTAGGATGGTTTGAAATTTACCCCAAAATTAAAGGGATTAAATTCAATTTGTTGGAAATGAACTTTTTTGCTGGAAGGATTATTTTCATAAACGAGCTTTGCAACGTGCAAATCCAAATTAGTACTAATAAACTAGATGGCAATATTTTGTGTTAAATTTCTCctggttaattaattaattattttttcaagtaaTTAACATtaggtaaatcaagaaataaaaGGAGAGTAACATTAGGTAAATCATGTAAATATACGCTATTCCTACTACTCCTTTCCTAGGTAGTGgctgctaattaattaatatattcatttttGACTCAATAAggaataaatatatttctaaatCTTTTCCAAcgataaaaagataaaaagacaagtctattaCATAAATAGGTGAATGAAACAAGGCAATAAAAAAGGAATCTAGGAACAACTATGGAGGATTAATTTCTCCATCTTAAATTATCGATCATTTTAAAGGTCGAGCACAAACACAATAGAAAAATACTCATCACATATTTGTCAATGATTTTATATTTGGTTAATCCTTATTCTTTGAGAAAGGGTTTTGGACAGGAGTCCTATTTAGAAGAGAATACTGGTTtgtttgtctcaaaccatctatggTGTTTTTCTTATAAGCTAATTAGTTAAAAATATTCAACTACCTAATACTTCATATATATCAATTTGAAACAGTTACCTGTATATATCCTATGTATAACAACCGTAAAATAAATGTATAATGTATATACTttaaaatttccttttgtatATGAAAGTtccttcaaataaataaatcttaaataatcaattttatgTGAAGTTCTTGAAATTAGTATGCGTAGGACATATAGTATTATGCTATGTAGGACACACATATGTGTTTACTTGACTTCAACTCACATCTGCACCTTCCAAATTTGTGTATGTACAAATATATAcctaaacttgtataaaattgaataaatagacacacatgtcctatGTGGGATAATACATGTAGGATACAAATTTGCCTTTCAGGACGCCACGTAGGATGaatatgtctatttgttcaattttatactagCTTAAGTGTCTTTTCAGCACACCCATAATTAGAAGACATATATGTCAGTTGAtaccaaattaaataatacgtttatgtattatatatcatttttttactaGTACAATACGCCCATACTCTCCTTAGTCCTTCccttttttgcatttttgtgatttcctttttttttttttttttttttttttttttttttttttttttttttttttacattttgtgATTTTCAGACTTTCTACATGCAGAATTGCAATTAAGTGATTAGCATAATTCATGCAATCCCCTATACTCATAATTAATTAGTACTCCCttctaatttatatatatgacatagtATATTATATTgtccattttataaatttatccACCAAAAAGGTcacattttcatatttaattaattttaagcttttcattttatttttaataagattatctataattattaaaatatttatgaattattttacaCCATAAATTTCAAGTGAGTTTATTTCATATATGAGCTCAACGACTAGTCAAACAAATAGAAACAAAGCAAACAGTTAAATATATGGTATAAGGGTCTTTTCATCAAGCACTAATTCAGGGAAGCAAATCAAGTTGCGGATATGATGGCTTCCTTGAGTTATCAACCGGAGGAAGTAATTTGGCAAATtcaaaggaatgataagttcgTGACATGAtgttaaaaaaagagagagtcaaagtgaaaatttcatatataacatatattatagtattattttcgAGCTATAGCAGTAGAGTTTCAGTTTCAGGTTATAGCATTTACAATTTCAGGTTTTAACAAATTCACCAAAAAGAGAaatgttttattaattgaaaaaaaaactgtaaaaaaaataaaaaaaataaacaaaattgtttttttaaaaacggaattaaaaaacaataaattaaaagacTGAATTTGTGGGctgttatttaatttgaaattattatagATATTTAATGATTAGCACTAAATAAGGAATCGAAACaaattaacattattttttatccttaattaactcaattccgttaaaattaaatctaatcagatcatttccttcttttcatCAAAGTTTCTCTATCTTCATtcttcatccaaaaaaaaacaatctcaGGAACGAAtagttgaatattttttcattgaaaaaatgattttattgatatggACAATTGCgtatcaattttatttaaacgCGGTGGAAGATGAGATCATTCGGGTAAGTATTTAGTAttgtttattgtttgtttttaagttgagttgaaacaAAAAATCGTTTTGTTTAATTGAAAATGTTGTAAAATGtataatattaatgattttaagtttttgtgattgttttgtgtattttttcttaaattataaaGTGATTGTATATTTGCGAATGAATTTAATAGAATTTTTGGAAAGAAATCTGTAAGAAAAATGTGTTAAGTTATATGTAAACAAAATTATTTGGATTTTTTGACAAATTGTATGACAAGTGGTTTTAGTTGGtattaaattctaaattttattGGATCATATTAGATGTTGTCATCGCTGAAGAAATTAGTGAGTTAGAAATTAATTATCTGGTACGattaaaaaaatggatttgTAATGAGTGAGTAattgttgtatgaaatgtgtattaagtgTGTTCGAATGTTGGTATGATATAAGCTGTCTTTGCGACATGTGTATGAAAtgtatattaagaaaatatgaaTTTCGTTTGTAGTCGTGTCTGACGAAATGTACGAAAAGTTTTTTTAATGTTGTATTGATGGTGAAATTTTATGTAGACATTtgagtataaagttttttgttattaaataaGTATTTGATGTATGATTTATGTATTATAGAAGTATGAAAGTGCTTGGAATGTACtatttgaataatatttgtaagaattgtttgtttaattaaatataaaaattgttttgtaatattCTGTCTGtttgaatgatatttgtatttCGAATTGTTTGTTAATAATCtgataccttttttttttttaatgaaacagggCATTATGTGAATTTTCAAATGGAAGGGGTtttatatgattcttctagTCTTTATAGTGGTCTATTAAACGTGATAACATCGCAACTTATGATAGATACTAATATAAATGATttagagataaaatatttagtagatGATCGATGCCCACCTGTTAGAATACACAATGATTGTGCGTGTTTTCTTAGATCAAAAGAAAGTTAATTTGGATTTGTTTACTAAATATTCATTGTGCATAACTTAGTTTATTCATTCAGTAATCATACAGAATGCACTCTtataaatttagtttttttatatgTGTTTGAATTTATACAAGATTCATTCATTCAATACACAAAATTCATAAAGTTGTTAATAAAAATTGTTCCTAATTAAATGTATTGTATATATTAGTAATACttataaaaagttaattatgtaattaattcaaacactatttttatggtttaattcattgtttttttatatgtgtttcaatttattcaagatTCATTTATTAAGTACACAAATTTCATACAGTTGTTACTAAAATTTGTTCTAGATTTAATGTATTGTATATATTAGGACTACttataaaaagttaattatGTAGTTAATTCAAACACTATTTTTATGGTTGGGCATACATATATTAAGCATATTTATGTAATTCAAACACTAATTTTAGGGGTGATAAACGTATTGTAAATATTAGTAATacttaaaaaaagttaattatgtaattaattcaaacactATTTTTATGGTTTACTCACTGGttttttttatatgtgtttcaatttattcaagatTCATTCATTAAGTACACAAATTTCATATAGTTGTTTCTAAAATTTGTTCCAGATTTAAatgtattgtatatatttggaCTACCTATAAAAAGTTAATTATGTTGTTAATTCAAACACTTGTTTTATGGTTGGTCATACATATATTAAGCATATTTAATTCATGAGAAAATAAGACAGACGCATACACTGATCATTGATTAATCATACATAATGCATACtgtaagaattttttatttatacactATTCAATAATACCAAATATGTCGAattgtttatatttaaaattgtctCATATTTaagatattgtatatattagtgACTAATTTAAGATGTGGTCATACACataataattacttttaattcaaactaaaataagaaaacaatgaaaacaCAATTCGTGTTTTTAATAGTAAATTCATAATCATATTGATATAACTGGTATTTCATACCTGTTTCATACATTCAGTATACACATTACTGCTTAAAAGATAATGTATCCGAACTGTATGAATTATGTATAGTAATTTTGTCCCGAACTTATGAAACCcaaacattataaaaaaaaattcgtaCCAGACACTATGTGCACAGTGTTAACTATTTTATAACACTCAAACAAGAATAAAAAGGTGCAATCAATTGTTTTGATAACATATTGTagtatatatcatcaaatacttaaacGGTAAAGAATTATCCAAAagttaaacagaaaaaaacaaTCCAATCAACTATTTCGACTTTTTAATCGGTGGTATTGGTGTAGGATAATCGATTGTATCCGGAACGTGTTCTTTTGCTATCCGAGGTCCATCATATTTGCTAGCAACTGTTCCCGTAACTTCACTTTCGCTGATCGCGCCATTTCAGACAGTATGTTAAAAGGATGGAGCATGAGCATCATCGATTAAGGTTTCATCAAATCTGGGGCTCTTTCTTGGAGTTTCCATCGATTTCTTAGACATGATTAATCGGTTTGATTTTGGAGTGTTGGTGGATTTTGGCGGTTTGACTTTGGAGAAGATGAGATACAATGGAGAGAGAATGATAGTGGGTGGTGGGTTGAGGTGTGTGTGAGTGAAGAAACgtgtggggggtgggggtgggggtggggtgtaCGATTGGTGAGGGTAACGgtaaacaagaaaaatatattgagTAAATCCCTAAATTTGGGTAACTGAcattttcttagtaaaaaaggaagtaaaaaacaaattaattacctattattaattaatattaaaaacctataaatatattaatgatttattaaataaatataatttaaatttaaaataaaaataattttaattgataGGTCATAACCAATAAATATTCTGTTATAatcaagaaatttttaaaagtaggTTTAAAACTCGTAATATttactcttaaatgtgtatatggggtgatttttcctatatatatagGGAGAAATGATATTGTGATGAGTCGTGATTTTCGGCTAGTTGATGTGTACGTGTCAATTGGACGTATTGACCTTAATCTAAGCCTGTTATTTATTcgttcaaaattaattttttcaagttaaaatgATCTGAATCGAGATAAGTTAAACAATGAATAATAGTAAGGGAAACTGTTTGACCATAGGGAGATATGCTATTCCTAGTACTCTTTAGTTCCTAGGTAATGGCtgctatttaattaatatattcatttttGACTCAACAGATAAATATATTTCTACATCTTTTccaccaaaaattaaaataataaatatattatataaataaatgaatgaaacaaggtgataaaaaaaaaaaaaaaacagaccTAGGAACAAGTAAGGACAATTAATATTTCCGTTTTCAAATATTGACCATTTTAGGGGTCAAGCACaattataatagaaaaaattatgaCAGAATATGATGGATATTCATAACGTATTTGTCAATAATTTTATGATGGATTATTAAGTTACAAATTCTTCCCATGGGCTGCACTAACCCATGACTATACTTGGTCGTAAATCTTTCAAGCATTTTGATGACGATTATATATGTTGATTtctctaattaaaaatagaacATGACCATCGTCCACGTTTTAAAACAATCCATGTCTTGCAAATCAATTTTCATAGTTTGATTTGAATATAGTTGATTTGTTAAGAAACTCACATATTATTGGGTGTTTGTCctaatttataaaatcataattgggtgttttatttttttggaagaaacggcatcatatttattataattgcCTTTTCTTTTACGAtaagaaaactataaatattttatatctgGTTAATCTTTATTCTTGGAGAAAGGGTTTTGGATGAGAGTCCTATTTAGGAGAAAATATTGATCTTTTCGTCTCAAATCATTTATCGTGTTTTTCTTATGAAAGTTTCAATTACAAAAATAGTACTTCCATCAATTTGAAATAGTTACTGGTGCATATTCATTGTATTACAACTATAAAATACGTGtatgctaagtatatttcttgCGTGGCATAATACATACGTCCTATGTGGTATAATACATATTAAAGTGACCATATTCACATTTCTGTTATAGTGAGCAAGTTAGAAGAAGATGTTAGTTGAGTCGTTTTAAATGTTTGTTACAAGGACAACCAGTTGGCATCCACTAGTAGCTAACTAATGTGCCTATAAGTACAGAGCACATGTGATTGTAATTTCCACTTTTCAGATTCAATAAAACAGTTTCCCTTTCTCATTCATCTATATTCTATCTGTATATTCAGTGATCCACATCAATGGTGGATGCATATGCAGAGTGCTTAGCATAAattttacatggtatcagagcggCGATCTCACCTCCAACTGCATATTGGTTTTGATTTCATCGCAATTTCTCAATAGGAGCAAAATTTCCAGAGGATCAAGTTAATGCATCCATGGCGGCTCTAGCAATACTAACACTCGACCATTATCATCCGCTTTATCTTCAAGCTTCAGATTCTCTAGGTCTAGTAATAATTCCGATCAAGCTCACAGGTCTAGAGAATTACTCTCTGTGGAGTCGATCGATGAAACAAGCTCTGTGAGGCAAATGTAAGCTGGGTTTGTGGATGGTACTTGTCTAAAGAGAAAGTATACAGGAGAATTAGAGGAATTATGGGAAAAATGTAATGCTATTGTACTATCTTGGATTGGTAGCACTGTTTCGGTTGAACTAGTCCCTAGCATTGTTTATGCTTCAACTGCTAGAAAGGTCTGGGAAGAATTCAAGGAACTATTTAATCGATCAAATTTAACTAGGATCTACTATCTGTGGTCTGAAATTGTCAATTTAAAGAAGTGGATTGATTCCGTGACTTGCTATTTCTTCAGAATGAAGGATTTGTGGAATGAACTTGATGTCATGATTTCCATGCCTTCATGTGGTTGTGAAGAGTCTAGTCTCTATGAAGAGCACCTCAAATCTCAGCGATTATTACAGTTCATTATGGGATTCAATGAAAGCAATTGCAGCTTGAGAAACAGTATTCTCTCTCGAAACGCTAATGTGACAGTTAATGAAGCCTATGCAGTCATGACTCAAGAAAAAAGCCAACGATCACTGGGAGTAGTTGATGCTCACAAGGATCCCTTAACAATGTTGGCTGGGAGAACTCCTAGTCATAGACAGAAGAAGCCAGGGAACTATGGAGGATCGTCTGGAACCACAAGTGGAGGGAATTATTGAGGATTGTCTGGAACTGCGGGAGGAATTCCTTGCATCCATTGTGGTTACAAAGGTCATTTGAAAGATGATTGTTATAGAATTGTTGGCTATTATCAGGACTTCAAGAGTAGGATGAGATCTTCACAACAAACACAACAGTCACAACCTACAAAATTCATGCCTACAACCCATACTAGCTCCAATGCTAACACTAGTTCCAATGCCAACAAT
Coding sequences within:
- the LOC125843711 gene encoding kiwellin-like, whose amino-acid sequence is MSNLAFLSLIFTIFISTSNAISQCNSPCKTWDDCDGQLICINGKCNDDPNVGIKICKGSPPSVPSPTPTNTCRPSGTVNCNGVHPIYHCSPPVTSSTPAQLTFNDFSEGGDGGGPSSCDGKYHNNNERIVALSTGWFAGRSRCGKMILIRANNGKTVTAKVVDECDSTMGCDAEHAFQSPCKNNIVDGSIAVWRALGLNTDLGIVPVTWSMV